The proteins below are encoded in one region of Micromonospora yangpuensis:
- a CDS encoding ABC transporter ATP-binding protein, with translation MSKASAGTAILRRAVTRNGRRLWTGTALAGVYQLCAALVPILVGVIVDRGVATGDLSALLSWITVLASVYLVLVVTYRFGARHLQRAIAEEGHQLRVELAARILDPRVLRTERHTGDLLAVTTTDAEYTSYLLDHIPRITSALVAVAVSAVALLLISTPLGLTVLIAIPLVLAVLNRTAPLIARRVREQQDQAGRASALATDLVTGLRPLRGIGAQDAGVERYRRVNRHALAATLRASRTQNTYLGASTMLSTLLAGGIALMAGWFALTGRITVGQFITVIGSAQFLIEPFGVLAVVPSWTAAARAAADRVASVVRAGVVLPEGAAAPGGSECELRLADVTYGPLAGLHLDVHSGEFVGVVARRPADAEALARLLAVPDAYTGDILLGGERLEAVDRGRARRVLHSEPHRCDLFTGTLASNIALHEDDGERLTEALRAAAADEVAHQHPEGLRMPVTERGANLSGGQRQRVALARALLARPPLLVLHEPTTAVDAVTERAIADGIRALRHGPGAGYGTLVITSSPTLLAATDRVVFIGDGTVAAEGAHAELVTHHDSYRRAVLR, from the coding sequence GTGAGCAAGGCCAGTGCCGGCACCGCCATCCTGCGTAGGGCGGTCACCCGCAACGGGCGACGCCTCTGGACCGGAACGGCCCTGGCCGGCGTCTACCAGCTCTGCGCGGCCCTGGTGCCGATCCTCGTCGGCGTCATCGTCGACCGGGGCGTGGCCACCGGAGACCTCTCCGCACTGCTCAGCTGGATCACGGTCCTGGCGTCGGTCTACCTCGTCCTGGTGGTGACGTACCGCTTCGGCGCGCGACACCTGCAACGGGCCATCGCCGAGGAGGGCCACCAGCTACGGGTCGAGCTGGCGGCGAGGATCCTGGACCCGCGCGTGCTACGGACCGAGCGGCACACCGGCGACCTGCTCGCGGTCACCACCACCGATGCCGAGTACACCTCCTACCTGCTCGACCACATTCCGCGGATCACCAGCGCGCTGGTGGCGGTCGCGGTCAGCGCCGTCGCGCTGCTGCTGATCTCGACGCCGCTCGGGCTGACCGTGCTGATCGCCATCCCGCTCGTGCTGGCGGTCCTCAACCGCACCGCACCGCTGATCGCCCGACGCGTCAGGGAACAGCAGGACCAGGCAGGTAGGGCCAGCGCGCTCGCCACGGACCTGGTGACCGGGCTGCGTCCGTTGCGCGGCATCGGCGCCCAGGACGCCGGCGTCGAGCGGTACCGCCGGGTGAACCGCCACGCCCTGGCGGCCACGTTGCGCGCCTCCCGGACCCAGAACACCTACCTGGGCGCGTCCACGATGCTGAGCACCCTGCTGGCCGGGGGCATCGCGCTCATGGCGGGCTGGTTCGCGCTCACCGGCCGCATCACGGTCGGCCAGTTCATCACGGTGATCGGTTCGGCGCAGTTTCTCATCGAACCGTTCGGCGTGCTCGCGGTCGTACCCAGTTGGACCGCCGCCGCCCGCGCGGCCGCCGACCGGGTCGCCTCCGTCGTCCGGGCCGGGGTGGTCCTGCCCGAAGGTGCCGCCGCACCCGGCGGCAGCGAGTGCGAGCTGCGCCTGGCCGACGTGACGTACGGTCCTCTGGCCGGTCTGCACCTGGACGTCCACAGCGGAGAGTTCGTCGGTGTGGTGGCTCGCCGGCCGGCGGACGCCGAGGCGCTGGCGCGGCTGCTGGCGGTACCCGACGCCTACACCGGTGACATCCTGCTCGGCGGCGAACGGCTGGAGGCCGTGGACCGCGGCCGGGCGCGTCGCGTGCTGCACAGCGAACCGCACCGCTGCGACCTGTTCACCGGCACCCTCGCCTCGAACATCGCCCTCCACGAAGACGACGGTGAACGACTCACCGAGGCCCTGCGCGCCGCGGCCGCCGACGAGGTGGCACACCAGCATCCGGAGGGCCTGCGCATGCCGGTCACCGAGCGCGGCGCGAACCTCTCCGGCGGCCAACGCCAACGCGTCGCGCTCGCCCGCGCGCTGCTCGCCAGGCCGCCGCTGCTGGTCCTGCACGAACCGACCACCGCCGTCGACGCGGTCACCGAACGGGCCATCGCCGACGGCATCCGCGCGCTGCGGCACGGGCCGGGTGCCGGCTACGGCACCCTCGTCATCACCAGCAGCCCGACACTGCTGGCCGCCACCGACCGGGTCGTGTTCATCGGGGACGGCACCGTCGCCGCCGAGGGCGCCCACGCCGAACTCGTCACGCACCACGACAGCTACCGCCGGGCGGTGCTGCGATGA